In Lachnospiraceae bacterium, one DNA window encodes the following:
- a CDS encoding transposase translates to MGKPFEYIGALQCENRILRKKVADHESGERFQQIQMEHQKVLDEYRRQIKRLKQTIENLRKDVRKAWKWCEEAYEDALKELNAQMKDLEHALKKAKRMRFAAEQRRDQALSEVTGLRRENSELKDQLEKTEGQNKKLLAQLNRDYENSSIPSSQSRNRRKISNNRERTGRKPGAQPGHAHHGRKKQEATQTVHLPAPKIVAEDPDFKKTKKIITKQLVSIEMILHVTEYQADVYRNSKTGEKVHAAFPAGVVDDVNYDGSIKSLLFLLNTDCAVSIDKSQRFLSDLTGGKLKISRGMINKLCREFSSKTETERKKIFADLLSCPVLHTDCTNARVNGESAYVFVCASSDEEKVLYFAREKKGHEGVKGTVTEDFRGILVHDHEITFYRYGSAHQECLAHVERYLKDSMENEASLTWNRRMRELLQRMIHYRKEHTGEASLDAQTVSGFETEYQEILDKAKEEYKRNEPSPYYREGYNLYRRMQEYKTEHLLFLHDMRVPTTNNTAERCLRDYKRKQTFAMTFRSLESIEELCHSKGVLLEVRKNNPNIYTAVMEIFNRRYGA, encoded by the coding sequence ATGGGAAAGCCGTTTGAATATATTGGAGCGTTGCAGTGTGAAAACCGAATATTGAGAAAAAAAGTAGCCGATCATGAGTCAGGAGAACGATTCCAACAGATTCAAATGGAACATCAAAAAGTACTTGATGAGTACCGCCGACAGATAAAACGTCTGAAACAAACGATTGAAAATCTTCGCAAAGATGTAAGAAAAGCCTGGAAATGGTGCGAAGAGGCATATGAAGATGCACTTAAGGAACTGAATGCACAGATGAAAGATCTGGAGCATGCATTAAAAAAGGCTAAAAGAATGCGCTTTGCCGCAGAACAACGCCGTGATCAGGCATTGTCTGAGGTCACTGGACTGCGCCGTGAAAACAGTGAGCTAAAGGATCAGCTGGAAAAAACAGAGGGACAGAATAAGAAACTTCTGGCACAGTTGAACCGTGATTATGAAAATTCCTCCATTCCGTCATCACAATCAAGAAACCGTCGAAAAATATCCAACAATCGTGAACGCACTGGAAGAAAACCCGGAGCGCAGCCAGGGCACGCCCATCATGGAAGGAAAAAGCAGGAAGCAACTCAGACTGTACATCTGCCTGCGCCCAAAATTGTGGCAGAGGATCCGGATTTCAAAAAAACAAAGAAGATCATAACCAAACAGCTTGTTTCCATTGAAATGATTCTTCATGTAACGGAATATCAGGCAGATGTATATCGTAACTCCAAGACGGGAGAAAAAGTCCATGCAGCTTTTCCCGCAGGAGTGGTTGATGATGTGAACTATGATGGCAGCATCAAGTCACTTTTATTTCTGTTAAATACAGACTGTGCAGTTTCCATTGATAAAAGCCAGCGCTTTCTCTCTGATTTGACAGGTGGAAAGCTGAAAATTTCCAGAGGAATGATCAATAAACTCTGCCGTGAGTTTTCTTCCAAAACAGAAACAGAACGGAAAAAAATCTTTGCAGACCTGCTGTCCTGCCCGGTTCTGCATACAGACTGTACAAATGCCCGCGTAAATGGAGAAAGCGCCTATGTATTTGTCTGCGCATCTTCAGATGAGGAAAAGGTACTTTACTTTGCCCGTGAGAAAAAGGGGCATGAAGGCGTAAAGGGAACTGTAACAGAAGATTTCCGGGGGATTCTGGTACACGATCATGAAATTACTTTTTACCGTTATGGAAGCGCTCATCAGGAATGCCTTGCGCATGTAGAACGGTATCTGAAAGACAGCATGGAAAATGAGGCATCCCTTACCTGGAACCGGCGAATGAGAGAACTGCTCCAACGAATGATACATTACCGGAAAGAACATACTGGTGAAGCATCGTTAGACGCTCAAACAGTATCTGGCTTTGAGACAGAGTATCAGGAAATCCTGGACAAAGCTAAAGAAGAATACAAACGTAATGAGCCAAGCCCGTATTACCGCGAAGGCTACAACTTATATCGCCGGATGCAGGAATATAAAACAGAGCATCTTCTTTTCCTGCATGACATGAGGGTGCCAACCACAAACAATACCGCAGAACGCTGTTTGAGAGATTATAAACGAAAACAGACTTTTGCAATGACATTTCGAAGCCTTGAAAGTATCGAAGAATTATGTCATAGCAAGGGTGTGCTGCTTGAAGTACGAAAAAACAACCCCAACATTTATACTGCTGTCATGGAAATCTTTAACAGAAGATATGGAGCCTGA
- a CDS encoding trypsin-like peptidase domain-containing protein, translating to MYEEDRENKIDKRTEIMDDVDEHEGECRQQSSYDAQDVNWTTPNRTSCPEDHAPEKNTSGRASEERTFPEKSASERKTQWQESRQQAPGREKTYRNEYRNEYREAPQTPKRKNSWVRKAAGITAAAVLFGTVAGGVMTGVNYVGARLTGLSDITASASAETEGTTTAQIPETKAASDDQSTTPVSTVTDVSSIAEKAMPSLVAINDTMTVEQNNFFGMPQTYQAQSSGSGIIVGQNDAELLIATNNHVVSGATDMKVTFTDSTQVAAAVKGTDSATDLAIIAVKLSDIPSDTMSKIKVSTLGDSDHVKVGEQVIAIGNALGYGQSLTVGYISALDREITDENGIQHTYIQTDAAINPGNSGGALLDLNGNVIGINAAKNTSTEVEGMGFAIPISKAQEILNNLMTKKTREAVDESAQGYLGIQGTNIDANASKEYGMPVGIYVYKIVEGGAAANSDLKEKDIITKFDGQSVTNMEELKQMLTYYEGGSTVELTVQSLVNGVYVEHNVQITLGTKPASNS from the coding sequence ATGTACGAAGAAGATAGAGAAAACAAGATAGATAAAAGAACAGAGATCATGGATGATGTAGATGAACATGAAGGTGAATGCAGGCAGCAGTCTTCATATGATGCTCAGGATGTAAACTGGACTACACCAAACCGCACCAGTTGCCCAGAAGATCATGCTCCTGAAAAAAATACATCCGGCAGAGCTTCTGAAGAGAGGACATTCCCTGAAAAATCTGCTTCTGAGAGAAAGACCCAGTGGCAGGAAAGCAGACAGCAGGCGCCAGGCAGAGAAAAAACTTACAGAAATGAATATCGTAATGAGTACCGTGAAGCACCTCAGACGCCAAAACGCAAAAACAGCTGGGTCAGAAAAGCCGCTGGTATCACAGCAGCTGCCGTCCTCTTTGGAACAGTTGCAGGCGGTGTGATGACAGGAGTAAATTATGTAGGAGCCCGTCTTACAGGTCTTTCTGATATAACAGCTTCTGCATCAGCAGAAACAGAAGGCACCACAACAGCGCAGATACCGGAAACAAAGGCAGCTTCTGATGACCAGAGTACAACACCTGTATCTACGGTAACGGATGTTTCTTCTATTGCAGAAAAGGCAATGCCTTCGCTGGTAGCCATCAACGATACGATGACTGTTGAACAGAACAATTTCTTTGGTATGCCTCAGACTTATCAGGCACAAAGCAGCGGCTCCGGTATTATTGTTGGACAGAATGATGCAGAGCTTCTGATTGCTACTAACAACCACGTTGTTTCCGGTGCAACGGATATGAAGGTTACATTTACAGACAGCACACAGGTAGCTGCCGCAGTAAAAGGTACAGATTCTGCAACAGATCTGGCGATCATTGCAGTAAAGCTTTCTGATATCCCATCTGATACCATGAGTAAGATCAAAGTATCAACCTTAGGTGATTCTGACCATGTAAAAGTGGGAGAGCAGGTTATTGCTATCGGTAATGCCCTTGGATATGGACAATCACTGACTGTTGGTTATATCAGTGCCTTAGACCGTGAGATCACAGATGAAAATGGTATCCAGCACACGTACATCCAGACAGATGCAGCTATCAATCCTGGCAACAGCGGCGGTGCGCTTCTTGATTTAAACGGCAATGTGATCGGTATTAATGCTGCAAAGAACACATCTACAGAAGTAGAAGGTATGGGATTTGCAATCCCAATTTCAAAAGCCCAGGAAATTTTAAATAATTTGATGACAAAAAAGACCAGAGAAGCTGTGGATGAAAGTGCACAAGGCTACCTGGGGATCCAGGGAACTAATATTGATGCAAATGCCTCTAAGGAATATGGTATGCCGGTTGGTATTTATGTATACAAGATCGTTGAAGGCGGAGCAGCAGCAAACTCTGACTTAAAGGAAAAGGACATCATTACAAAATTTGATGGACAGTCGGTTACTAACATGGAAGAATTAAAGCAGATGCTCACTTACTATGAAGGCGGTTCCACGGTTGAACTAACTGTACAGTCCCTTGTAAATGGAGTTTACGTGGAGCATAACGTACAGATCACATTAGGAACAAAGCCGGCATCTAATTCATAA
- a CDS encoding cyclic-di-AMP receptor has translation MKLVYAIVRNDNEDDVVSLLNQNHYSVTRLSTTGGFLKKGNTTLMIGVEDEKVEEVISLIKQECGQHQKLTVNMPYISGTAMVNYATMPMTVEVGGATIFVINVDHYEKI, from the coding sequence ATGAAATTAGTATACGCCATTGTACGCAATGATAATGAAGATGATGTAGTAAGCCTTTTAAACCAGAATCACTACAGTGTGACCAGATTGTCTACTACCGGTGGTTTCTTAAAAAAGGGAAATACAACATTAATGATCGGTGTAGAAGATGAGAAAGTAGAAGAGGTGATCTCCCTGATCAAGCAGGAGTGTGGACAGCATCAGAAGCTGACTGTAAATATGCCTTATATTTCCGGTACTGCTATGGTAAATTATGCTACTATGCCTATGACCGTAGAAGTAGGCGGTGCTACGATTTTTGTTATCAATGTAGACCACTACGAGAAAATATAG